One Miscanthus floridulus cultivar M001 unplaced genomic scaffold, ASM1932011v1 fs_752_1_2, whole genome shotgun sequence genomic window, ctcgttacaatgctgccgacaatcagtcgaccctcagccttttccgagggcaactcggaagtgcaagtgaacctaccttgaagatgttgagcctagaagagtggcgttctatccagctgtatgtgttgcggaaccttgaagaggttggcccgtacattgcgtaagttttacacaaacttgtttcttttcttgtcagtatttcgcatgcacccatccaaccctcttgttaacggccgttacagcaaatttgttctcctctaccatcgtccatcacggagggaacccaccgaagcggaagttgaaacccttctaagacatggcgcgggagaacgaaatcccacttttatttgttggttcaaggaggaggtagtgttcaatttcatttgttgtttgtacttaactctcaacttgacaaatatataacgaatcatcctacttgaactagcaggccaaaactgacgtgtctatgagtgccgagttgaggcaagttgccaatggatttgaatttagggtcaagtcattctctgtgtacgatgtcaatggatatcgctttcacacaactcggCATGAGCAGCGTCGgccgaatcgaagaaccacaaataccggtgttttcacgccaggcacagatgggttggactactatggaataattgaagaaatatacaaactcaagtttcctggttgtgtacctcttcatcctgtcatattcaaatgccattggtttgatcccaaagaagtgataaagacccctgagcttgggttagtcgaagttctaaagtcatccgtcttgttaggagacgacgtgtacattgtggcccaacaggccacgcaagtttattatctctcatacccgtgccaaaccaaagaccgtcttaaggcgtatgatgttgtgtacaaggtatcgccgcatggtaaagtacccgtcccaaacgatgatgattataacatcgatgcaaacacatatgacggagagttctttcaagaagaaggattagaagggagttttgagattgtcttagatgtagatctcgcaatggaagtagacaatgatacgatcattgttgacggggatgatggagaggaggttcacaacgcgaaggacttgttattacttgagcaacaccattcaggcagtgtcgctagtgatgagactttgagagacgatcataattacgtcgacaatagcgatgatgagatttttggcccacctatcgatgatcttgatgattatttctagtacatgtaagatctgtagtacttatggcaattttatacatgtatgatacatttacttattttgcatctcttttatacatgtatgatatatttacttattttgcatctcttttatacatgtatgatacatttacttattttgcatctcttttatacaaggtgattgatggtgggcggtggaatcaggaagcttaggtcggttatgaccttactggctggtggcgaggggtccagccagggtggaggaggagggcgtgcacagactgagggtggagggcgtgcccagggaggaggaggaggacgacgacgagggcgtgcccagggaggtggagcccaggatggaggaggagcccagggtggaggaggaggacggcgacgacgagggcgtcgagagccgacacctcctccacaggacgacgaccacgagttcgtagcggccacagaggaggatgaggaggaggaggagaccagggaggagatagcggaggcggtggaggaggcacggagggaggatgcttccgagcgggttgagcgcgaggaggatgccgacttggtggcagaggaaaatggggtgcctacggtttggatgcgagggtcgtcgcgcctcccagacttacccatacagagacggccagtgattcgaccatccggaactaagtaagtaatttttgcatgttaacactaattcacaggtttttaagttataacagaaactaatattcaatctcaataactttgtgcagggattgggaaatggtgatcccagggagtcactctcgccgagtaaacgggatcctgggtcttctgtgcagg contains:
- the LOC136532964 gene encoding uncharacterized protein; translated protein: MVGGGIRKLRSVMTLLAGGEGSSQGGGGGRAQTEGGGRAQGGGGGRRRGRAQGGGAQDGGGAQGGGGGRRRRGRREPTPPPQDDDHEFVAATEEDEEEEETREEIAEAVEEARREDASERVEREEDADLVAEENGVPTVWMRGSSRLPDLPIQRRPVIRPSGTKDWEMVIPGSHSRRVNGILGLLCRANYPGMVRIDGVVQPAMKWSHWHAASDQTDRAGRCYNSKADRVMKELWDYYTLAEG